In a genomic window of Streptomyces sp. SJL17-4:
- a CDS encoding proline racemase family protein, which yields MSTTPHTVRTTDYHTAGEPFRIVDEDLPPIPGDTVAERRATALMAGGSGTDPRPGPLDDLRRLLSREPRGHAGMYGGFIVPPDDDGAHFGVLFWHKDGYSTACGHGTMALGAWAVDTGRLPAPDDGDVSVRIDVPSGRVTAAVHRAGGRTTGVTFRNVPTRVIARDVKVTTTLGTVDADLAHSGACYASVAARDLGLDVSLPALPELVRAGREIRAALPEHDVYGVILYEELPDAPEGLHQRNVTVFADGQIDRSPCGSGTSARLALLGDDGRLAVGDTLRHESLVGTVFTGRLLAAGITEVSGTTFRTGTHAFVLDPRDELGAGFLL from the coding sequence GTGAGCACCACCCCGCACACGGTCCGCACCACCGACTACCACACCGCAGGCGAACCCTTCCGGATCGTCGACGAGGACCTGCCCCCGATCCCCGGCGACACCGTCGCGGAGCGCCGCGCCACCGCCCTCATGGCCGGCGGATCGGGCACCGACCCGCGCCCAGGCCCCCTCGACGACCTGCGCCGCCTCCTGTCCCGGGAGCCGCGCGGGCACGCGGGCATGTACGGCGGCTTCATCGTGCCGCCCGACGACGACGGCGCCCACTTCGGTGTGCTGTTCTGGCACAAGGACGGCTATTCCACCGCCTGCGGTCACGGCACGATGGCCCTCGGCGCCTGGGCCGTCGACACGGGACGCCTCCCGGCCCCCGACGACGGCGACGTCTCCGTGCGGATCGACGTGCCCTCCGGACGCGTCACCGCCGCCGTGCACCGCGCGGGCGGCCGCACCACCGGCGTCACCTTCCGCAACGTCCCGACCCGTGTCATCGCCCGCGACGTGAAGGTGACCACCACGCTCGGCACCGTCGACGCCGACCTCGCGCACTCCGGCGCCTGCTACGCCTCCGTCGCCGCCCGCGACCTCGGCCTCGACGTCTCCCTGCCGGCCCTGCCCGAACTGGTCCGCGCCGGACGGGAGATCCGCGCCGCGCTCCCCGAACACGACGTGTACGGCGTCATCCTGTACGAGGAGCTCCCCGACGCCCCCGAAGGACTCCACCAGCGCAACGTCACCGTCTTCGCCGACGGACAGATCGACCGCTCCCCCTGCGGCTCCGGCACCTCCGCGCGCCTCGCCCTGCTCGGCGACGACGGACGTCTCGCCGTCGGGGACACCCTGCGGCACGAGTCCCTCGTCGGCACCGTCTTCACCGGGCGCCTCCTCGCGGCGGGGATCACCGAGGTCAGCGGAACCACCTTCCGCACCGGCACCCACGCCTTCGTCCTGGACCCGCGCGACGAGCTGGGCGCGGGGTTCCTCCTGTGA
- a CDS encoding ornithine cyclodeaminase family protein: MSPPLVLDAATMARLMGPAAVTEVLADVLRAGLDPDAGPPRTAVPVPAGELLLMPAAFGSYAGVKVAGVAPANPARGLPRITGSYLLLDGAGLQPLALLDGAALTELRTPAVSALAVRCLTPADRPLRLVLFGAGPQAYGHLEAVLAVRELAEAVVVAREPVGGRALAGYARTLGVLARTGTPDAVAEADLVVCCTTARAPLFDGTLVAPGATVVAVGSHEPAARETDTALVVRSEVYVEARTATLREAGDLLVPLSEGAIGADHIAGDLADLVTGRRGPSEGRPRFFKSVGMAWEDLAVATALYRAARSS; the protein is encoded by the coding sequence GTGAGCCCGCCCCTCGTCCTCGACGCCGCGACGATGGCCCGCCTCATGGGCCCGGCCGCCGTGACCGAGGTCCTCGCCGACGTCCTGCGGGCCGGACTCGACCCCGACGCCGGACCTCCCCGCACGGCCGTACCCGTCCCCGCCGGTGAACTCCTCCTGATGCCCGCCGCCTTCGGCTCCTACGCCGGTGTCAAGGTCGCCGGAGTCGCCCCCGCCAACCCGGCGCGCGGTCTGCCCCGCATCACCGGCTCCTACCTGCTGCTCGACGGCGCCGGCCTCCAGCCGCTCGCCCTCCTCGACGGAGCCGCCCTCACCGAACTGCGCACGCCCGCCGTCTCCGCCCTCGCCGTCCGCTGTCTCACACCGGCGGACCGGCCCCTGCGCCTCGTGCTCTTCGGGGCGGGCCCCCAGGCGTACGGTCATCTGGAGGCCGTCCTCGCCGTCCGCGAGCTCGCCGAGGCCGTCGTCGTCGCACGCGAGCCGGTCGGCGGGCGCGCCCTCGCCGGATACGCGCGGACCCTCGGCGTCCTCGCCCGCACCGGCACGCCCGACGCGGTGGCCGAGGCCGACCTCGTGGTCTGCTGCACCACCGCCCGCGCACCGCTCTTCGACGGGACGCTGGTGGCGCCCGGTGCCACCGTCGTCGCCGTCGGCTCGCACGAGCCGGCCGCCCGCGAGACCGACACCGCGCTCGTGGTCCGGTCCGAGGTCTACGTCGAGGCGCGGACCGCCACGCTGCGGGAGGCGGGGGACCTGCTCGTCCCCCTGTCGGAGGGAGCGATCGGGGCCGACCACATCGCGGGCGACCTCGCCGACCTGGTGACCGGTCGCCGGGGACCGTCGGAGGGGCGCCCGCGCTTCTTCAAGAGCGTGGGCATGGCCTGGGAGGACCTCGCCGTCGCCACCGCCCTGTACCGGGCCGCACGTTCGTCCTGA
- a CDS encoding oligopeptide/dipeptide ABC transporter ATP-binding protein, whose product MTTTTPPLLRVRDLTVTFPGRRRGSAPVRAVDGIGFDVAAGETLGLVGESGCGKSTTGRTIVRLLEPTAGSVSYEGKDISHLSQRALKPLRRDLQMVFQDPHSSLNPRQTVARIISDPLLVQGGSAAGARKRAVELMELVGLIPEHIDRYPHEFSGGQAQRIGIARALATNPRLVVADEPVSALDVSVQAQIVNLMERLQRELGLAYLFIAHDLSVVKRVCDRVAVMYLGRIVEIGVKERVYGSAAHPYTRALLSAVPLPDPAAERTRERITLLGDPPSPAAPPPGCTFHPRCPRARDICRTEAPPLRTLVPGEGREVACHFPEGV is encoded by the coding sequence ATGACCACGACCACACCACCCCTCCTCCGCGTACGGGACCTCACGGTCACCTTCCCGGGACGCCGCCGGGGCTCGGCCCCGGTCCGGGCCGTCGACGGCATCGGCTTCGACGTGGCGGCGGGCGAGACCCTGGGCCTCGTCGGCGAGTCCGGCTGCGGCAAGTCCACCACGGGCCGCACGATCGTGCGGCTCCTGGAACCCACCGCCGGCTCCGTCTCGTACGAGGGAAAGGACATCAGCCATCTGTCGCAGCGGGCGCTCAAGCCGCTGCGCCGCGACCTCCAGATGGTCTTCCAGGACCCGCATTCCTCCCTCAACCCCCGGCAGACCGTGGCCCGGATCATCTCCGACCCGCTGCTCGTGCAGGGCGGCTCGGCGGCCGGTGCGCGCAAGCGGGCCGTGGAGCTGATGGAACTGGTCGGCCTCATACCGGAGCACATCGACCGCTACCCCCACGAGTTCTCCGGCGGACAGGCACAGCGCATCGGCATCGCCCGCGCCCTGGCGACGAACCCCCGGCTCGTGGTGGCCGACGAGCCGGTCTCCGCCCTCGACGTCTCCGTCCAGGCGCAGATCGTCAATCTGATGGAGCGTCTCCAGCGCGAACTCGGGCTCGCCTATCTCTTCATCGCTCACGACCTCTCCGTCGTGAAGCGGGTCTGTGACCGGGTGGCCGTGATGTACCTGGGCCGGATCGTGGAGATCGGAGTCAAGGAACGGGTGTACGGTTCCGCTGCCCACCCCTATACGAGAGCGCTGCTGTCCGCCGTACCGCTTCCCGACCCGGCGGCCGAGCGGACCAGGGAGCGGATCACACTGCTCGGGGACCCTCCGAGTCCGGCCGCTCCCCCGCCGGGCTGCACCTTCCACCCGCGCTGCCCCAGGGCGCGGGACATCTGCCGGACAGAGGCACCGCCGCTACGGACACTCGTACCGGGCGAGGGGCGTGAGGTCGCCTGTCATTTCCCCGAGGGCGTCTGA
- a CDS encoding ABC transporter ATP-binding protein, with translation MGDTASLLSVRDLTVTFPTKRGPVRAVDSLAFDVLPGRTLGIVGESGSGKSVTSLAVMGLHTGAEVSGSVTLAGQELIGLSDRELNGLRGRRMAMIFQDPLSSLHPYYTVGEQVAEHHRVHFGSRRATARERAVEALAEVGIPEPRRRAGEYPHQFSGGMRQRVMIAMALVCEPDLLIADEPTTALDVTVQAQILELIARLQQERGLSVVMITHDLGVVARVAHDVLVMYGGRAAEHAPVDALFAAPAHPYTRGLLDSLPRLDDPDDAPLRAIPGSPPSLLDPAPGCAFAPRCPRAAVGSAAERARCAAERPSLGGPDGHSAACHFPAYEGVAP, from the coding sequence ATGGGCGACACCGCCTCCCTCCTGTCGGTACGGGACCTCACGGTCACCTTCCCGACGAAGCGCGGCCCCGTCCGGGCCGTGGACTCCCTCGCCTTCGACGTCCTGCCCGGCCGGACCCTCGGCATCGTCGGTGAGTCCGGCTCCGGCAAGTCGGTCACCTCCCTCGCCGTCATGGGCCTGCACACGGGCGCCGAGGTCAGCGGCTCCGTCACGCTGGCCGGGCAGGAGCTGATCGGCCTCTCCGACCGCGAGCTGAACGGGCTCCGCGGCCGGCGGATGGCCATGATCTTCCAGGACCCGCTGTCCAGCCTGCACCCCTACTACACCGTCGGCGAGCAGGTCGCCGAGCACCATCGGGTCCACTTCGGCTCCCGCCGGGCCACCGCCCGCGAGCGGGCCGTCGAGGCGCTCGCCGAGGTCGGCATCCCCGAACCCCGGCGCCGGGCCGGCGAGTACCCCCACCAGTTCTCCGGCGGCATGCGCCAACGGGTGATGATCGCGATGGCGCTCGTCTGCGAACCCGACCTCCTCATCGCCGACGAGCCCACCACCGCGCTCGACGTCACCGTCCAGGCCCAGATCCTGGAGCTGATCGCCCGCCTCCAGCAGGAGCGGGGCCTCTCCGTCGTCATGATCACCCACGACCTGGGGGTGGTGGCCCGGGTGGCCCACGACGTGCTCGTCATGTACGGCGGCCGGGCCGCCGAACACGCCCCGGTGGACGCCCTGTTCGCCGCCCCCGCCCATCCCTACACCCGTGGCCTGCTCGACTCGCTGCCCCGGCTCGACGACCCCGACGACGCCCCGCTGCGGGCGATCCCGGGCAGCCCGCCGTCGCTGCTCGACCCCGCACCGGGCTGCGCGTTCGCCCCCCGTTGTCCCCGCGCCGCCGTCGGCTCGGCAGCGGAGCGGGCCCGCTGCGCGGCCGAACGCCCGTCCCTCGGCGGCCCCGACGGGCACTCGGCCGCCTGCCACTTCCCCGCGTACGAAGGCGTCGCCCCATGA
- a CDS encoding ABC transporter permease — MILYLGRRLLGVLGVLIAIAAVTFAVFYVLPSDPAAAACGKSCSTERLEAIRAHMGLDAPLWRQFADFVTGIFTGRTLGTGTYALHCDFPCLGYSYENSQGVWDLLVDRLPVSASLAFGAAAIWLLLGLSAGVTAALRKDTLTDRVLMVGAVAAASLPVYFTSVMLIYGLIRVAGLLPYPQYVPFGSDPLSWASNLLLPWLALALLYAAMYARQSRNSMIESMAEPYIRTARAKGLPRRTVVVKHGLRAGMTPILTIFGMDLGGLLAGAVITESIFGLPGIGRLFYGALSTGDQPVILGVTLLAATFIVVANLAVDLLYAVVDPRVRY, encoded by the coding sequence GTGATCCTCTACCTCGGCCGGCGCCTCCTCGGCGTGCTCGGCGTGCTCATCGCCATCGCCGCCGTCACCTTCGCCGTCTTCTACGTCCTGCCCTCCGACCCCGCCGCCGCGGCCTGCGGCAAGTCGTGCAGCACCGAACGCCTGGAGGCCATCCGCGCGCACATGGGCCTGGACGCCCCGCTGTGGCGGCAGTTCGCCGACTTCGTCACCGGCATCTTCACCGGCCGCACCCTGGGCACCGGCACGTACGCCCTGCACTGCGACTTCCCCTGTCTCGGGTACTCCTACGAGAACAGCCAGGGAGTGTGGGACCTCCTCGTCGACCGGCTGCCGGTCTCCGCGTCGCTGGCTTTCGGCGCCGCCGCGATCTGGCTGCTCCTCGGCCTCTCCGCGGGCGTCACCGCCGCACTCCGCAAGGACACGCTCACCGACCGGGTCCTGATGGTCGGCGCGGTCGCCGCCGCCTCGCTCCCCGTCTACTTCACCTCCGTGATGCTGATCTACGGGCTGATCCGGGTCGCGGGCCTGCTCCCCTACCCGCAGTACGTCCCCTTCGGCAGCGACCCCCTCTCCTGGGCGTCCAACCTGCTGCTTCCCTGGCTGGCGCTCGCCCTCCTCTACGCCGCCATGTACGCGCGGCAGAGCCGGAACTCGATGATCGAGTCCATGGCGGAGCCGTACATCCGCACCGCCCGCGCCAAGGGGCTGCCGCGCCGCACCGTGGTCGTCAAGCACGGACTGCGCGCCGGGATGACACCGATCCTGACCATCTTCGGGATGGACCTCGGCGGTCTGCTCGCCGGCGCCGTCATCACCGAGTCGATCTTCGGGCTGCCCGGCATCGGACGGCTCTTCTACGGCGCCCTGTCGACCGGGGACCAGCCGGTCATCCTCGGGGTGACCCTGCTCGCCGCCACGTTCATCGTCGTCGCCAACCTGGCCGTCGACCTGCTGTACGCCGTCGTCGACCCACGAGTGAGGTACTGA
- a CDS encoding ABC transporter permease: MTTTPKPPTPPTPPTHPAPPASAASPPPVRTADGPWQLVRAELRRRPAARLSLGVVAFFALLAAAAPLIGALGGWGPDEFDKSAVDPYLGGLPIGPLGGVSAEHWLGVEPVTGRDLFARVVHGAQVSLLIAFSATAIVVVAGTAAGIAAGYFGGRTDTVLSRLMDLTMSFPSLIFMIAMMSVARDVNRIVLMTAVIGLFGWPGIARIVRGQTLSLKHREYVDAARVGGSGPLRILVRDILPGVAGPVIAYTTLIVPGMIATEAALSYLGVGVRPPTPSWGQMIAESVAYYETDPMYFAVPSLCLFLTVLAFTLLGDALRDVLDPRGGGA; encoded by the coding sequence GTGACCACCACCCCGAAACCCCCGACACCGCCGACACCGCCGACCCACCCGGCACCCCCGGCGTCCGCCGCCTCACCGCCCCCCGTACGCACGGCCGACGGTCCCTGGCAGCTCGTCCGTGCCGAACTGCGCCGCCGGCCCGCCGCCCGCCTCTCCCTCGGCGTGGTCGCCTTCTTCGCGCTCCTCGCCGCGGCCGCCCCGCTGATCGGCGCGCTCGGCGGCTGGGGCCCGGACGAGTTCGACAAGAGCGCGGTCGACCCGTACCTGGGCGGACTGCCCATCGGGCCGCTCGGCGGCGTCTCGGCCGAGCACTGGCTCGGCGTCGAACCCGTCACCGGCCGCGACCTGTTCGCCCGGGTCGTGCACGGCGCCCAGGTCTCGCTGCTCATCGCCTTCTCCGCGACGGCGATCGTCGTCGTCGCGGGCACGGCGGCCGGCATCGCCGCAGGCTACTTCGGCGGCCGCACCGACACCGTGCTCTCCCGGCTGATGGACCTCACGATGTCCTTCCCCTCCCTCATCTTCATGATCGCGATGATGTCGGTGGCCCGGGACGTCAACCGCATCGTCCTGATGACCGCCGTCATCGGACTCTTCGGCTGGCCCGGCATCGCCCGGATCGTCCGCGGCCAGACCCTCTCCCTCAAGCACCGCGAGTACGTCGACGCCGCCCGCGTCGGGGGCTCCGGCCCCCTTCGCATCCTCGTCCGCGACATCCTGCCGGGCGTCGCCGGACCCGTGATCGCCTACACCACCCTGATCGTCCCCGGGATGATCGCCACCGAGGCCGCCCTCAGCTACCTCGGCGTCGGCGTCCGCCCGCCGACGCCCTCCTGGGGCCAGATGATCGCCGAGAGCGTCGCCTACTACGAGACGGACCCCATGTACTTCGCCGTCCCGAGCCTCTGTCTCTTCCTCACCGTCCTCGCCTTCACCCTGCTCGGCGACGCGTTGCGCGACGTCCTCGACCCGAGAGGGGGCGGCGCGTGA
- a CDS encoding ABC transporter substrate-binding protein — translation MNKRTRTLATALVTALTLAATGCSGGGTSGGARNGENPAASTNGAVLGGTPQKGGTLTVLSNQDFTHLDPARNWVMGDMDFGTRLLYRTLVTYKAQPGAKGGELVPDLAEDLGVSSNGAKTWTFRLKPGLKYEDGTPITSQDIKHNVERSFSPDLPGGPDYAARYLAGAEGYQGPAGGKHLASVKTPDARTIVFELRTPFAEFPFAATLPTFAPVPPSQDKGPQYDNRPFSSGPYKIDSYARDKQLVLVRNTHWDPKTDQVRKAYPDRVVVTMGLKANQIDDRLIAATGPDASAVPWDKLRPESTPKVLTKPDIKARLLAESTSCTEMVQMHTGRAPFDDVKVRQAVQYALDREAVLTASGGPALNDPATALMPGILFGGKQPDTLGIPLTGDVPKAKELLKEAGKADGFSTRITVSNGDKAVGEAVQQSLGRAGIKVTIETVDPSAFYDTIGDTTNRTDLVYTGWCPDYPSGATFLPFVFDGRFIKEKGNSGNHSLFRDDATMKRMDEIAAMADAAKAAEAWRELDGEILAKAPTAPVVVERKPLLIGTNIAGAFGHTSFGGQLDYATVGLKDPSKTAN, via the coding sequence ATGAACAAGCGCACACGCACCCTGGCCACGGCCCTGGTGACGGCCCTGACCCTCGCCGCGACCGGCTGCTCCGGCGGAGGCACCTCCGGTGGCGCCCGGAACGGCGAGAACCCCGCGGCCTCCACCAACGGAGCGGTCCTCGGCGGCACCCCGCAGAAGGGCGGCACGCTCACCGTCCTGTCCAACCAGGACTTCACCCATCTCGACCCGGCCCGCAACTGGGTGATGGGCGACATGGACTTCGGCACCCGCCTGCTCTACCGCACCCTCGTCACGTACAAGGCGCAGCCCGGCGCCAAGGGCGGCGAACTGGTCCCCGACCTCGCGGAGGACCTGGGCGTCTCCTCCAACGGCGCCAAGACCTGGACGTTCAGGCTCAAGCCGGGGCTGAAGTACGAGGACGGCACGCCGATCACCTCCCAGGACATCAAGCACAACGTGGAGCGGTCCTTCTCCCCCGACCTGCCCGGCGGCCCCGACTACGCGGCCCGCTACCTCGCCGGCGCCGAGGGCTACCAGGGCCCGGCGGGCGGCAAGCACCTCGCCTCCGTGAAGACCCCGGACGCCCGCACGATCGTCTTCGAACTCCGCACGCCCTTCGCCGAGTTCCCCTTCGCTGCCACGCTGCCCACCTTCGCGCCGGTGCCCCCGTCCCAGGACAAGGGACCGCAGTACGACAACCGGCCCTTCTCCTCGGGCCCGTACAAGATCGACTCCTACGCCCGCGACAAGCAGCTGGTCCTCGTCCGCAACACCCACTGGGACCCGAAGACCGACCAGGTGCGCAAGGCGTACCCGGACCGGGTCGTCGTCACCATGGGGCTCAAGGCCAACCAGATCGACGACCGGCTCATCGCCGCCACCGGCCCCGACGCCTCCGCCGTCCCGTGGGACAAGCTCCGGCCGGAGTCCACCCCCAAGGTGCTCACCAAGCCGGACATCAAGGCCCGTCTCCTCGCCGAGTCGACCAGCTGCACCGAGATGGTGCAGATGCACACCGGGCGCGCGCCCTTCGACGACGTCAAGGTCCGGCAGGCCGTGCAGTACGCCCTGGACCGCGAGGCCGTCCTCACCGCCTCCGGGGGACCCGCCCTCAACGACCCGGCCACCGCCCTCATGCCCGGCATCCTGTTCGGCGGCAAGCAGCCCGACACCCTCGGCATCCCGCTCACCGGCGACGTACCCAAGGCGAAGGAACTGCTCAAGGAGGCGGGCAAGGCGGACGGCTTCTCCACCCGCATCACCGTCTCCAACGGCGACAAGGCCGTCGGCGAGGCCGTCCAGCAGTCCCTCGGCCGGGCGGGGATCAAGGTCACCATCGAGACCGTCGACCCCTCCGCCTTCTACGACACGATCGGCGACACCACGAACCGCACCGACCTCGTCTACACCGGCTGGTGCCCCGACTACCCCTCCGGCGCGACGTTCCTGCCGTTCGTCTTCGACGGCCGCTTCATCAAGGAGAAGGGCAACTCCGGCAACCACTCGCTCTTCCGCGACGACGCCACCATGAAGCGCATGGACGAGATCGCGGCGATGGCCGACGCCGCCAAGGCCGCCGAGGCCTGGCGGGAACTCGACGGCGAGATCCTCGCCAAGGCGCCCACGGCGCCCGTCGTCGTCGAGCGCAAGCCCCTCCTCATCGGCACCAACATCGCCGGAGCCTTCGGCCACACCTCCTTCGGCGGCCAGCTCGACTACGCCACGGTCGGCCTCAAGGACCCCTCGAAGACCGCGAACTGA
- a CDS encoding FAD-dependent oxidoreductase, translating into MPTRESSDVIVIGAGVVGAACAHYAALAGLSVTVVDRGYVAGGTTGAGEGNLLVSDKEPGPELQLALLSTALWTELADRLPPAVEYESKGGLVVASGETGLHALREFAARQEKAGVVAHEVPGDRLHDLEPHLAPGLTGGFHYPQDAQVMPAHAAAQLLRAAGDRVRLALGEEVTGLLTGAGGAVRGVRTATRELHAPHVVNAAGTWGGALADLAGVHLPVLPRRGFVLVTEPLPRVVRHKVYAADYVADVASGSAALQTSAVVEGTPAGPVLIGASRERVGFDRTLSTEVLRRLAAGATALFPVLGTVRAIRTYPGFRPYLPDHLPAIGPDPRVPGLLHACGHEGAGIGLAPVTGQIVAACVTGAEPPLDLHPFRPERFDATAP; encoded by the coding sequence GTGCCCACGAGAGAATCCTCGGACGTCATCGTCATCGGCGCCGGCGTCGTCGGTGCCGCCTGCGCCCACTACGCGGCCCTCGCCGGCCTCTCCGTCACCGTCGTCGACCGAGGGTACGTCGCGGGCGGCACGACCGGAGCGGGTGAGGGCAACTTGCTGGTCTCCGACAAGGAACCCGGCCCCGAACTCCAGCTCGCCCTCCTCTCCACCGCGCTGTGGACCGAACTCGCCGACAGGCTCCCGCCGGCCGTCGAGTACGAGTCCAAGGGCGGTCTCGTCGTCGCCTCCGGCGAGACGGGACTGCACGCCCTGCGGGAGTTCGCGGCCCGCCAGGAGAAGGCGGGTGTCGTCGCGCACGAGGTGCCCGGTGACCGGCTCCACGACCTGGAGCCCCACCTCGCGCCGGGCCTCACCGGCGGCTTCCACTACCCCCAGGACGCCCAGGTGATGCCCGCCCACGCCGCCGCGCAGCTGCTGCGAGCCGCCGGCGACCGGGTCCGCCTCGCGCTCGGTGAAGAGGTCACCGGCCTCCTCACCGGCGCGGGCGGAGCGGTCCGCGGAGTGCGGACAGCGACCCGCGAACTCCACGCCCCCCACGTCGTGAACGCCGCGGGCACCTGGGGCGGCGCGCTCGCCGACCTCGCCGGGGTCCACCTGCCCGTCCTGCCCCGCCGCGGCTTCGTCCTGGTCACCGAACCCCTGCCGCGCGTCGTCCGCCACAAGGTGTACGCCGCCGACTACGTGGCCGACGTGGCCAGTGGCTCCGCGGCGCTCCAGACCTCGGCCGTCGTCGAGGGCACCCCCGCCGGACCCGTCCTCATCGGCGCCAGCCGCGAACGCGTCGGCTTCGACCGGACGCTCTCCACGGAGGTCCTGCGCCGCCTCGCCGCCGGTGCCACCGCACTCTTCCCCGTCCTCGGCACCGTACGGGCGATCCGGACCTACCCCGGCTTCCGCCCCTACCTGCCCGACCATCTGCCCGCCATCGGGCCCGATCCGCGCGTCCCCGGACTGCTGCACGCCTGTGGCCACGAGGGCGCGGGAATCGGCCTCGCACCGGTGACGGGGCAGATCGTCGCGGCCTGCGTCACGGGCGCCGAACCTCCCCTCGACCTCCACCCGTTCCGACCCGAGCGCTTCGACGCCACCGCGCCCTGA
- a CDS encoding (2Fe-2S)-binding protein produces MARTPIDLVGAQPEPPFEITFDGRPVPALPGQTLAAALWGAGILAWRSTREGARPRGAFCGIGQCYDCLATVNGEPNRRACLVPAHPGDAITTQEGHGHDRLGV; encoded by the coding sequence GTGGCCCGCACCCCCATCGACCTCGTCGGGGCACAGCCCGAGCCGCCGTTCGAGATCACCTTCGACGGCCGGCCCGTCCCCGCCCTGCCGGGCCAGACCCTCGCCGCGGCCCTGTGGGGCGCGGGCATCCTGGCCTGGCGCAGCACCCGGGAGGGAGCCCGCCCACGCGGCGCGTTCTGCGGCATCGGACAGTGCTACGACTGCCTCGCCACCGTCAACGGAGAGCCCAACCGCCGCGCCTGCCTGGTCCCGGCCCACCCCGGCGACGCGATCACCACGCAGGAAGGGCACGGCCATGACCGCCTCGGCGTCTGA
- a CDS encoding NAD(P)/FAD-dependent oxidoreductase: MTASASEPQGAAVTASASDPKRAGRHPGVPYDLLVVGAGPAGLAGAVAASGLGLSVALADSSTQPGGQFYRHPTPALGATRPQALHHDWSAFAEMRRRLAASTVDHLTGHHVWSVVKETDGTWTAHALTGADGTADAPVRIRARALLLATGAYERQLPFPGWTLPGVVGAGGAQAMLKSGLVLPGRHVVVAGSGPLLLAVASSLASAGARVPAVVEAAGYLRYGRAPRALATNPRKSVEALVHAVALARHRVPVRLRSAVTEVHGTDRVEAVTVSRLDRAWRPIPGTGRRIACDALAVGHGLVPQIELAVAVGCTTRALPDGTLGLALDDLQESSVPGLWAAGETGGVGGAELARTEGELAGRAIAARLLGRRTVPGATAGLRRRRNRMRAFADVMSAAHAPGPGWPDWLTDDTDVCRCEEVPAGRIREAVTELGAHDARTVKLLTRAGMGWCQGRMCGTAVACLAAGGGTPEPPVERRPFAVPVPLSTLAALDAPTDPAPALDGPADPSQ; the protein is encoded by the coding sequence ATGACCGCCTCGGCGTCTGAACCGCAGGGCGCGGCCGTGACCGCCTCGGCGTCCGACCCGAAGCGCGCGGGCCGACACCCTGGCGTGCCCTACGACCTCCTGGTCGTCGGCGCGGGCCCCGCCGGCCTCGCCGGAGCCGTCGCCGCCTCCGGACTCGGCCTCTCCGTCGCCCTGGCGGACTCCTCGACCCAGCCCGGCGGCCAGTTCTACCGGCATCCGACACCCGCCCTGGGAGCGACACGGCCCCAGGCCCTGCACCACGACTGGTCCGCCTTCGCCGAGATGCGCCGACGCCTCGCGGCGAGCACGGTCGATCACCTGACCGGGCATCATGTGTGGTCCGTCGTGAAGGAGACCGACGGGACCTGGACGGCGCACGCCCTCACCGGCGCGGACGGAACCGCGGACGCGCCCGTCCGCATCCGGGCCCGTGCCCTGCTCCTCGCCACCGGCGCCTACGAGCGCCAACTGCCCTTTCCCGGCTGGACCCTGCCCGGTGTCGTGGGCGCCGGGGGAGCGCAGGCCATGCTCAAGTCCGGGCTCGTACTGCCCGGCCGGCATGTCGTCGTGGCCGGCAGCGGCCCCCTGCTGCTGGCCGTCGCCTCCTCGCTCGCCTCGGCCGGAGCGCGGGTGCCGGCGGTGGTCGAGGCGGCGGGGTACCTGCGGTACGGGCGTGCCCCCCGCGCGCTCGCCACCAACCCGCGCAAGTCCGTCGAGGCCCTCGTCCACGCGGTCGCGCTGGCCCGCCACCGCGTACCCGTACGGCTCCGCAGCGCGGTGACCGAAGTGCACGGCACCGACCGGGTGGAGGCCGTCACGGTCAGCCGCCTGGACCGCGCATGGCGGCCCATACCGGGCACGGGTCGCCGGATCGCGTGCGACGCCCTGGCCGTCGGGCACGGCCTCGTGCCCCAGATCGAGCTGGCCGTGGCGGTCGGCTGCACCACCCGCGCGCTGCCCGACGGCACCCTGGGCCTGGCCCTGGACGACCTCCAGGAGAGCTCGGTGCCCGGCCTGTGGGCCGCTGGCGAGACCGGGGGCGTCGGCGGTGCAGAACTCGCCCGCACCGAGGGGGAACTGGCGGGCCGGGCGATCGCCGCGCGGCTCCTCGGCCGACGTACCGTACCCGGGGCGACCGCCGGACTCCGGCGGCGCCGGAACCGCATGCGGGCGTTCGCCGACGTCATGTCCGCCGCGCACGCCCCCGGCCCCGGCTGGCCCGACTGGCTGACCGACGACACGGACGTGTGCCGCTGCGAGGAGGTCCCGGCGGGCCGGATCCGCGAGGCGGTCACCGAGCTCGGCGCGCACGACGCCCGGACCGTCAAACTCCTCACCCGGGCCGGCATGGGGTGGTGCCAGGGCCGGATGTGCGGAACGGCGGTGGCATGTCTCGCGGCAGGCGGAGGCACCCCCGAACCACCCGTGGAACGACGCCCGTTCGCCGTCCCCGTACCGCTGTCGACGCTGGCCGCGCTCGACGCTCCGACGGACCCGGCTCCCGCCCTCGACGGGCCGGCAGACCCCTCTCAGTAA